In one window of Leptospira hartskeerlii DNA:
- a CDS encoding efflux RND transporter permease subunit: MIDKLIRISIKNRIFILILTAGITIIGFYNAYQLSIDAIPDITNVQVSVVTQSPGLSPVEVEQFITYPIEMELTGVPHVTEIRSISRTGVSSVTVIFKDGTDIYFARQLINERLRAAEAVIPKGYGSPELSPIATGLGDIYEFVLTSDRHNPEELRTYMEWELAREIKSTEGIIDVNIIGGEARQYQIKIDPQRLAVHNITLSQLCDKLETANQNTGGGYISKSAEQIVIRGESQFKTVDEIRNVAVQTERDGVPLLLGQIATVETGPALRFGLMTKDAKGEVVGATAMMLMGQNSLEVVKRVKEKVEVLRARLPEGMKIVTFYDRSEFIGRTLGTIFTNLAEAAVLVIIVLIFALGTVKGALLVSLSIPIPMLAATIFMRMFGIVGNLMSLGALDFGLLVDGTIVMLESVLHGFILKQAFYEQQNSQEDRKLAAEQIITDSCVRVARAAAFSVGIILLVYLPLMTLEGVEGRMFKPMAMTVAISLAMALLFSLTTFPAAASILFQTPVFHHSKFWDRAEELYMQLLDFGMANKKLFLRAGLGVFAVSLILGSTLGSEFLPRIDEGEFAIDIKRLPSTSINYSRDTNTEMEKVIAQFPEVTSVVSKMGRGESAAEPIGTEEGESMVKLIPSKEWTTASSRDELMDKMKDAILKSVPSSTISLSQPIENRVNALLSGSKADVVIKIYGDDLQTLKDTASKFADKIKKVPGAADLRVQRVLGLPLIQIKADRQKMARYGVAAEEILTTVESLRIGRNAGKVFEGFKRFDLVVRLQLDVSDLDKLENIPVMTSTGVTVPLGQVATIEFVEGPAAIYRESLKRRIMVETNVRGRDLVGFVNEAQKVTADIEKNLPDGYRTDWGGQFENFQRAKNRLLLVVPIALGIIFVMLIAAFGNIYYAAGVFIVVPLAVAGGIIGLVIRGLPFSIPAGVGFIAVSGIAVLNGVVYASTLKEELEKGVAVSKAVLSAGLHSLRPVMTTEIIAAVGFIPMAISTMAGAEVQRPLATVVIFGVIVATVLSRVLLPIVMEFLLNIYQDQERRKEARKRKLESEFQASRVQERIPEILEEVSWDSEEIQEEPEEFISSKSKRTKNGLKKKK; the protein is encoded by the coding sequence ATGATAGATAAACTGATACGTATCTCCATTAAGAATAGAATTTTCATACTAATACTCACTGCAGGTATTACAATTATAGGTTTTTATAACGCGTATCAGCTTTCTATAGATGCAATCCCAGATATCACAAACGTTCAGGTTTCGGTGGTCACTCAATCTCCGGGTCTTTCTCCAGTAGAGGTGGAACAGTTCATTACATATCCGATCGAGATGGAACTTACAGGTGTTCCTCATGTAACGGAGATCCGTTCTATTTCTAGGACCGGGGTAAGTAGTGTTACTGTTATCTTCAAAGACGGAACAGATATTTATTTTGCAAGGCAGCTCATTAACGAAAGATTAAGAGCCGCTGAGGCTGTGATCCCTAAGGGTTATGGAAGTCCCGAACTTTCTCCTATCGCAACTGGTCTTGGAGATATTTACGAATTTGTTCTAACAAGCGATCGTCATAATCCGGAAGAACTCAGGACTTATATGGAATGGGAACTTGCCAGAGAAATCAAATCTACCGAAGGGATTATCGACGTAAATATCATCGGCGGGGAAGCAAGACAATACCAGATAAAGATAGATCCTCAAAGATTAGCAGTTCATAATATTACATTATCCCAACTTTGTGATAAACTCGAGACTGCGAACCAGAATACAGGCGGTGGCTATATCTCCAAAAGTGCGGAACAGATCGTGATCCGAGGAGAGAGCCAATTCAAAACCGTCGATGAGATACGTAACGTAGCGGTCCAAACTGAAAGAGACGGGGTTCCTCTTCTTTTAGGTCAGATCGCCACTGTGGAAACCGGTCCTGCACTTCGTTTCGGACTAATGACCAAAGATGCAAAGGGAGAAGTTGTTGGCGCCACTGCAATGATGCTCATGGGCCAAAACTCTTTGGAAGTAGTAAAGAGAGTCAAAGAAAAGGTTGAAGTATTAAGAGCCAGACTTCCTGAAGGAATGAAGATCGTAACATTCTACGATCGTTCCGAATTTATCGGAAGAACATTAGGCACCATCTTCACTAACTTGGCGGAAGCTGCGGTGCTTGTAATTATCGTTTTAATATTCGCGCTAGGAACTGTAAAAGGTGCGCTCTTAGTCAGCTTATCCATTCCGATCCCGATGCTTGCTGCCACAATATTCATGAGAATGTTCGGTATCGTCGGGAACTTGATGTCTTTAGGAGCATTGGACTTCGGACTCTTGGTGGATGGAACCATCGTGATGTTGGAATCCGTTCTTCACGGTTTTATTCTAAAACAAGCCTTTTACGAACAACAGAATTCGCAAGAAGACAGAAAACTCGCGGCAGAACAGATCATCACAGATTCCTGTGTGAGAGTGGCAAGAGCCGCAGCATTTTCGGTGGGGATTATCTTGTTGGTATACCTACCGCTTATGACTTTAGAAGGTGTGGAAGGTAGAATGTTCAAACCTATGGCGATGACGGTCGCCATCTCACTTGCTATGGCGCTCTTATTCTCTCTAACCACTTTCCCTGCCGCAGCGAGTATTCTATTCCAGACCCCGGTATTCCATCATAGCAAATTCTGGGATAGAGCAGAAGAGTTGTACATGCAACTTCTCGACTTTGGTATGGCCAACAAAAAGTTATTCTTAAGAGCGGGTTTGGGAGTATTTGCAGTTTCTTTAATATTAGGATCCACTTTAGGATCTGAGTTCCTTCCACGTATCGATGAAGGAGAATTTGCGATAGATATAAAAAGACTCCCTTCTACTTCTATCAATTATTCCAGAGATACCAATACCGAAATGGAGAAGGTAATCGCGCAGTTCCCGGAAGTAACAAGCGTTGTAAGCAAGATGGGTAGAGGTGAATCGGCAGCAGAACCTATCGGAACGGAAGAAGGAGAATCCATGGTGAAACTCATTCCTTCTAAAGAATGGACAACCGCCTCTTCTCGGGACGAACTCATGGATAAGATGAAGGATGCAATTCTGAAATCAGTTCCTTCCAGTACGATCTCACTTTCTCAACCGATTGAAAACAGGGTGAATGCTCTTCTCTCCGGATCCAAAGCGGACGTGGTAATCAAAATCTATGGGGACGATCTTCAAACATTAAAGGACACTGCATCAAAATTTGCGGATAAGATCAAAAAAGTCCCCGGTGCTGCAGACTTAAGAGTGCAAAGAGTTCTTGGACTTCCTTTAATACAGATCAAAGCAGACCGACAAAAGATGGCGCGTTACGGCGTTGCCGCCGAAGAAATTCTCACCACTGTTGAGTCTTTGCGTATCGGAAGAAATGCAGGAAAAGTATTCGAGGGCTTCAAACGATTCGACTTAGTCGTTCGTTTACAATTGGATGTTTCCGACCTGGACAAATTGGAAAATATTCCAGTCATGACTTCCACCGGAGTTACAGTTCCCCTAGGTCAAGTAGCAACCATTGAATTTGTAGAAGGTCCTGCTGCAATTTACAGAGAATCCTTAAAACGAAGGATCATGGTAGAAACAAACGTAAGAGGGAGAGACTTAGTAGGTTTCGTAAACGAAGCCCAGAAAGTCACTGCGGACATAGAAAAAAATCTTCCGGACGGTTATAGAACGGACTGGGGTGGCCAGTTCGAAAACTTCCAAAGAGCGAAGAATAGATTATTACTCGTGGTTCCGATCGCACTCGGGATCATATTCGTGATGTTAATCGCTGCATTCGGAAATATTTATTATGCTGCGGGAGTATTTATAGTAGTACCGCTCGCAGTCGCTGGAGGGATCATCGGGCTTGTGATTAGAGGACTTCCTTTCAGTATTCCTGCAGGAGTCGGGTTTATCGCAGTAAGCGGTATCGCAGTATTGAACGGAGTCGTATATGCCTCCACTCTCAAAGAAGAATTAGAAAAAGGTGTCGCGGTCTCTAAAGCAGTATTGTCTGCGGGACTTCATTCACTACGACCAGTAATGACTACTGAGATCATTGCGGCAGTCGGATTTATTCCGATGGCAATCTCCACAATGGCAGGCGCAGAAGTACAAAGACCTTTGGCAACTGTGGTGATCTTCGGAGTAATTGTTGCGACTGTTCTTTCCAGAGTACTTCTTCCGATCGTGATGGAATTCCTACTGAATATCTACCAAGATCAGGAAAGAAGAAAAGAAGCTCGTAAAAGAAAATTAGAGTCCGAATTCCAAGCCTCCAGAGTCCAAGAAAGGATTCCGGAAATCCTGGAAGAAGTTTCCTGGGATAGTGAAGAGATCCAAGAAGAACCGGAAGAATTTATCAGCTCCAAATCTAAACGTACAAAGAACGGATTGAAAAAGAAAAAGTAG
- a CDS encoding class I SAM-dependent methyltransferase: MQTPESHYENFLAEKYSWMLGDLSIKEKDQLEFFRSFDISPQGNGVAWDLGAGSGIQSIPLEILGFQVLAIDFSEKLLSEIQIRKPDTKIRTKAADIRSTNLYQGVSPELLLCMGDTITHLETEKDWETTASLWSSFLSPGSKLILGYRDLSYGKPGDKSIFVVRSEEFKIFTCQLQFIHNKVEVTDIFHEKTDKGWAVSSSSYNKLILPAEALINTISQKNFELIRKDEKNGMKFLLFEKL, encoded by the coding sequence ATGCAAACTCCTGAATCCCATTACGAAAATTTTTTGGCAGAAAAATATTCTTGGATGCTAGGAGATCTTTCCATAAAGGAAAAGGACCAACTAGAATTTTTCAGATCTTTCGATATTTCTCCTCAAGGAAACGGAGTCGCCTGGGATTTAGGGGCAGGAAGTGGGATACAATCTATTCCTTTGGAAATATTGGGATTTCAAGTTTTAGCCATAGATTTCAGCGAAAAATTATTGTCCGAGATCCAAATCAGGAAACCGGATACAAAGATCAGGACCAAGGCTGCTGATATAAGATCCACAAACTTATACCAAGGAGTTTCTCCAGAATTACTTTTATGTATGGGAGATACGATTACTCACCTGGAAACAGAAAAAGATTGGGAGACCACTGCAAGTCTTTGGTCTAGTTTCCTTTCTCCAGGAAGTAAATTAATTTTAGGTTATAGAGATCTGAGTTATGGAAAACCGGGGGATAAAAGTATTTTTGTGGTTCGCTCGGAAGAATTCAAAATTTTCACCTGCCAATTACAATTTATCCATAATAAAGTAGAAGTTACGGATATATTTCATGAGAAGACGGATAAAGGATGGGCTGTTTCTTCCAGTTCGTATAACAAACTCATCCTTCCTGCAGAAGCTCTGATCAATACCATATCACAGAAAAATTTTGAACTAATAAGAAAAGATGAGAAAAACGGGATGAAGTTTTTACTTTTCGAAAAGCTTTGA
- a CDS encoding adenylate/guanylate cyclase domain-containing protein has product MLPKHFETLANTLEKEILASEQIRSKILLAVFGIAGLSWGALFLFFEKEFNQSTGIEFPFAILIISLTFATAYEFGFLKLLNYLKKKGFKLPLLPRFGNALIETSLPGVILFILVQKHSHPIIPLNSPISNLYFIFIILSVLRMEFGLSFFTGAIAAIQYLIVGLFFVTDSPLSAESAYTYFYSHIPTYMRSGMFLSSGIVAGLVGLRLKKILKNSVERLEERNEILGMFGQYVSPSVVDKLMSQKADTASENKDVCVMFLDIRNFTKFSEDKSPAEVISYLNTLFEDMIEIVNKHNGIINKFLGDGFMAVFGAPLSDNGKDAKNAVSASLEIQKKVIEMNVSGKIPETKIGIGLHFGEAMTGSVGSSQRKEYTIIGDTVNLASRVEQLNKDFGSEILATDTVYEHVKHFLEAESLPPVKVKGREKEVLIYKLT; this is encoded by the coding sequence ATGCTCCCGAAACATTTCGAAACCTTAGCAAACACATTGGAAAAAGAGATCCTGGCTAGCGAACAGATCCGAAGTAAGATACTTCTTGCGGTTTTCGGAATTGCAGGGCTGTCATGGGGTGCGCTATTCTTATTTTTCGAAAAGGAATTCAACCAAAGCACTGGTATCGAGTTCCCTTTTGCAATATTGATTATTTCCCTGACCTTCGCGACAGCTTACGAATTCGGATTTTTAAAATTATTGAATTATCTCAAGAAAAAAGGATTTAAACTTCCTCTTCTACCTAGATTCGGGAACGCGCTGATAGAAACATCTCTCCCCGGGGTCATATTATTCATTTTAGTCCAAAAACATTCTCATCCTATTATTCCTTTAAACTCCCCCATTTCCAATCTATATTTTATTTTTATAATACTCTCGGTTCTCAGAATGGAGTTCGGACTTTCTTTTTTTACGGGAGCCATCGCTGCAATCCAGTATCTGATCGTCGGCCTATTCTTCGTTACCGACTCTCCTTTAAGTGCAGAATCCGCTTATACATACTTCTATTCTCATATCCCTACTTATATGCGGTCCGGGATGTTTTTAAGTTCAGGGATCGTGGCAGGATTAGTAGGCTTACGACTTAAAAAAATACTGAAAAACTCAGTGGAACGTCTGGAAGAAAGAAACGAAATTTTAGGAATGTTCGGGCAATATGTTTCTCCTTCCGTAGTAGACAAACTGATGAGCCAGAAAGCGGACACAGCTTCCGAAAACAAGGACGTATGCGTGATGTTTTTGGATATTCGCAACTTCACAAAATTCTCGGAAGATAAAAGTCCCGCAGAAGTGATCTCTTATTTAAATACTCTATTCGAGGATATGATAGAGATCGTGAACAAGCATAATGGGATCATAAACAAGTTTTTGGGAGACGGGTTTATGGCGGTATTCGGAGCCCCTCTTTCCGACAACGGTAAAGATGCTAAGAATGCAGTCTCTGCTTCATTAGAAATTCAGAAAAAAGTAATAGAGATGAATGTCTCCGGTAAGATCCCTGAAACTAAAATTGGCATAGGACTGCACTTCGGAGAAGCTATGACCGGTAGCGTAGGTTCCTCCCAAAGGAAAGAATACACAATTATCGGAGATACAGTCAATCTTGCTTCCAGAGTGGAACAATTGAACAAAGATTTCGGAAGTGAAATTTTGGCCACTGATACAGTTTACGAACATGTAAAACATTTCTTAGAAGCAGAGTCCCTTCCCCCGGTAAAAGTAAAAGGAAGAGAGAAAGAAGTCCTAATCTACAAATTGACCTGA